From a single Candidatus Obscuribacterales bacterium genomic region:
- a CDS encoding nucleoside transporter C-terminal domain-containing protein produces the protein MNLLLNLISLVGIFVLCFIAWLGSEHRRVIQWNVLIVGITLQLLVGILVFGLGSYLIDGINNIINPILDASEAGAKFLFGGPTSILAVDPAANPGPGPAGRWIARAVGDAYVAIPGDRLGPDTLNPGFSYVLAFRALPQIIFFAALVALLYRLNIIQPVVRVFAWVFKRTMNISGAEALAGAANIFVGIESAIAVQPFLPKMTRSELCAILTSCFGSIASSVLGLYAGFLRGSFPDIAGHLVSASILTIPACFVISKLLVPEIDEPETMGHVPDDVTEGNPENRPSPVDSLIIGALDGVKMAVGIAAVLIAILGVIALFNAPFNQIAVWIDGVDVNPLLSEFLQQPLRNLMAMLFLPLTFLTGVALDWQNLWLASTLIGQRLFETNIPPYLALNGLSQSGAISDRSLLIVSYVLCGFAHFASYGIFVGGLSALVPERRSEISALGFKALWGATLATLMTGCVAGVFFGLLGEPASIIGR, from the coding sequence GTGAACCTTCTCCTTAATCTCATTTCATTAGTCGGGATTTTTGTTCTTTGCTTCATTGCTTGGCTTGGCTCCGAACACCGCCGAGTGATTCAATGGAACGTTTTAATTGTTGGGATTACGCTGCAATTGTTGGTGGGCATCTTGGTGTTTGGTTTAGGCAGCTACCTGATTGATGGCATCAACAATATTATTAACCCTATCCTAGATGCCTCGGAAGCTGGCGCTAAGTTTCTCTTTGGTGGCCCAACGTCTATCCTAGCGGTGGATCCTGCTGCCAATCCGGGCCCGGGGCCTGCTGGTCGCTGGATTGCGCGGGCGGTAGGAGATGCCTATGTGGCTATTCCGGGCGATCGCCTTGGCCCAGATACCTTAAATCCAGGTTTCTCCTATGTGCTAGCCTTTCGAGCGTTACCCCAAATCATCTTTTTTGCGGCGCTGGTCGCTCTGCTCTATCGGCTCAACATCATTCAGCCCGTGGTGCGGGTGTTTGCCTGGGTTTTCAAACGCACCATGAATATTAGTGGCGCGGAGGCTTTAGCGGGAGCAGCCAATATTTTTGTGGGCATCGAATCAGCGATCGCCGTCCAGCCCTTTTTGCCGAAAATGACCCGCAGTGAACTCTGCGCCATTTTGACCAGTTGCTTTGGATCCATTGCTTCATCGGTGTTAGGGCTCTATGCCGGATTTTTGCGGGGGAGCTTTCCCGACATTGCTGGGCATTTGGTCTCGGCCTCAATTTTGACCATTCCAGCCTGCTTTGTGATTTCCAAACTGCTGGTGCCCGAAATAGACGAACCCGAGACCATGGGGCATGTGCCTGATGATGTGACGGAAGGTAATCCGGAGAACCGGCCTTCCCCGGTTGATAGCTTGATTATCGGAGCCCTAGATGGGGTGAAGATGGCGGTGGGGATTGCGGCAGTTTTGATTGCCATTCTTGGCGTTATCGCGCTGTTTAACGCTCCCTTCAACCAAATCGCCGTGTGGATTGATGGAGTAGATGTCAATCCTCTGCTGTCTGAATTCCTGCAGCAGCCGTTGCGCAACCTAATGGCGATGCTCTTCCTGCCCCTCACCTTTCTAACGGGGGTGGCGCTGGACTGGCAAAATCTTTGGCTGGCATCAACCCTCATTGGGCAACGGCTGTTTGAAACCAACATTCCCCCCTACCTAGCGCTCAATGGATTATCCCAATCGGGAGCCATTAGCGATCGCTCTCTCCTGATTGTGAGCTACGTGCTCTGTGGTTTTGCCCACTTTGCGTCCTACGGCATCTTCGTGGGAGGACTGTCGGCGCTGGTGCCAGAACGTCGCTCCGAAATTTCTGCCCTAGGGTTCAAGGCTCTCTGGGGTGCGACCCTCGCTACCTT
- a CDS encoding pentapeptide repeat-containing protein: MANAEHLALLKQGVDVWNHWRGTYPAYVDLSDADLQGIQLQRANLSQTDFSNANLSNANLSRADLGRVILSDANLSNTNLSEVYLGEAYVSNANLRGANLSEAVLRDAIFSEACLVGCNLGHTDLRQSNFQRADLTDANLSAADLRYADFSAADLTTAHLRWANLSHANLNHAKLEEANLSGANLAFVTLVQALCHATIFNLSDLEQADFSQADLSEASLVGANLLNATFTGVDLQQIDLRGATQVPVDLAVNTSV, encoded by the coding sequence ATGGCTAATGCAGAACACTTAGCGCTACTGAAGCAGGGCGTGGACGTATGGAACCACTGGCGAGGTACCTATCCGGCCTATGTCGATCTATCTGACGCTGATCTTCAAGGCATCCAGCTCCAGCGGGCCAACCTTAGCCAAACCGATTTCAGCAATGCCAATCTCAGCAATGCCAATCTATCTCGGGCTGACCTCGGTCGGGTAATTTTGAGCGACGCCAATCTCTCCAACACCAATCTCAGCGAGGTTTACCTGGGCGAAGCCTATGTCAGCAATGCCAACCTACGGGGCGCAAATCTCAGTGAAGCAGTGCTGCGAGATGCCATTTTTAGCGAAGCCTGTTTGGTGGGCTGCAACCTGGGTCATACGGATTTGAGACAATCTAACTTCCAGCGTGCCGATCTCACCGATGCTAACTTGAGCGCCGCTGACCTTCGCTATGCTGACTTCAGCGCTGCTGATTTAACAACTGCCCATCTGCGCTGGGCCAATCTTAGCCATGCCAATCTCAACCATGCCAAGTTGGAAGAGGCGAATTTGAGCGGGGCCAACCTAGCCTTTGTCACCCTAGTACAGGCCCTCTGTCACGCCACGATTTTCAACCTCAGTGACCTAGAACAAGCAGACTTCAGCCAAGCAGACCTATCCGAGGCGTCTTTGGTAGGGGCTAATCTTCTCAACGCAACGTTTACTGGCGTCGATCTTCAGCAGATTGATCTACGAGGTGCCACCCAAGTGCCGGTGGATCTGGCCGTCAACACCTCGGTGTAA